The Sphingomonas sp. So64.6b genome includes a region encoding these proteins:
- the efp gene encoding elongation factor P produces MKINAVEIRPGNILEYEGGIWRAVKIQHTQPGKGGAYMQVEMKNLIDGRKNNVRFRSAESVERVRLDTVDFQFLFREGNTLTFMDKNNYEQITLDADILGDAAAFLQDGMDVVMELWEERPISVQLPDTIEALIVEADAVVKGQTASSSYKPAILENGVRVMVPPHIGAGTRIVVDVYEQTYVRRAD; encoded by the coding sequence ATGAAGATCAACGCGGTCGAGATTCGTCCCGGCAACATTCTCGAATATGAAGGCGGCATCTGGCGCGCGGTCAAGATCCAGCACACTCAGCCGGGCAAGGGCGGAGCCTATATGCAGGTCGAGATGAAGAACCTGATCGACGGCCGCAAGAACAACGTCCGCTTCCGTTCCGCGGAGAGCGTCGAGCGGGTGCGGCTCGACACGGTCGATTTCCAGTTCCTGTTCCGCGAAGGCAATACGCTGACCTTCATGGACAAGAATAATTACGAGCAGATCACGCTCGACGCCGACATCCTCGGTGATGCGGCGGCTTTCCTGCAGGACGGCATGGATGTCGTGATGGAGTTGTGGGAGGAGCGTCCGATCTCGGTGCAGCTGCCCGACACGATCGAAGCGCTGATCGTCGAAGCCGATGCGGTGGTGAAGGGACAGACGGCATCGTCGTCCTACAAACCCGCGATCCTCGAAAACGGTGTCCGCGTGATGGTTCCGCCGCATATCGGCGCGGGCACGCGGATCGTGGTCGATGTGTACGAGCAGACTTATGTTAGGCGGGCGG
- a CDS encoding M23 family metallopeptidase encodes MRKLGYGLLIAFLTLIGVWVALLIFLPDAPRTAKPAEPLKVRQNGASAPALGMPVAGIRREALSDNWGDPRDNGLRAHHGTDIMAPVNTPVLAAAPGTVEKLWTSAAGGMTIYVRSPGRDWVYYYAHLAAYAPGLHEGQAIKAGDQIGFVGDTGNAGAGNYHLHFGLTRTTPEQHWYEGQDVDPYPYLAGKPASR; translated from the coding sequence TTGCGCAAATTGGGTTATGGCCTGCTGATCGCATTCCTGACGCTGATCGGCGTGTGGGTAGCGTTGCTGATCTTTCTACCCGATGCGCCAAGGACCGCGAAACCGGCCGAGCCACTCAAGGTCAGGCAAAACGGCGCGTCGGCACCGGCGCTGGGCATGCCGGTCGCGGGTATCCGGCGCGAAGCGCTGAGTGATAATTGGGGCGATCCGCGCGACAATGGTCTGCGCGCGCATCACGGCACTGACATCATGGCTCCCGTCAACACGCCTGTGCTCGCCGCGGCGCCCGGCACGGTCGAAAAACTATGGACCAGCGCCGCGGGCGGCATGACGATCTATGTCCGCTCGCCGGGGCGTGACTGGGTTTATTATTACGCGCATCTCGCCGCTTATGCGCCGGGTTTGCACGAAGGGCAGGCGATCAAGGCGGGAGATCAGATCGGTTTCGTCGGGGATACCGGCAATGCCGGCGCCGGCAATTACCATCTGCATTTCGGTCTGACGCGCACGACACCCGAGCAGCATTGGTATGAGGGGCAGGATGTCGATCCCTACCCATACCTTGCCGGAAAGCCCGCCTCTCGCTAA
- a CDS encoding L,D-transpeptidase translates to MRKITVGAACLAIATLCPVYATAQGTKVAATPALDRSTLHVQVILDHLGFSPGVLDGRTGKSLVAALKGFQESRGLRQTGEMDPVTLRALHPFRALRPTRTLALTASTLAGPYTDPLPKEPADQAKLPALGYRSPLEKLSEMFHTTPAVLLELNGPTARLAAGAPIIVPNALPVSRDYDSKLSPEWRKTLADLNVDANQPQGAKVVVDKSDEVLRVLDKDGKLIAQFMATMGSSNDPLPIGNWTIKGASYNPPFHYNPKLFWDADSSDKAAKLPPGPNGPVGVIWLDLSKPHYGIHGTPEPSTIGRAESHGCIRLTNWDAARLSLMVKPGTPAVFRP, encoded by the coding sequence ATGAGAAAAATAACGGTCGGCGCGGCCTGTCTGGCAATTGCAACCCTTTGTCCCGTTTACGCCACGGCGCAGGGAACAAAAGTTGCCGCAACACCGGCGCTTGACCGCTCCACCCTCCATGTCCAAGTGATTCTCGACCATCTCGGCTTCTCGCCGGGCGTGCTCGACGGCCGTACGGGCAAATCACTGGTGGCAGCCCTGAAGGGATTCCAGGAGTCGCGCGGGCTTAGGCAAACCGGCGAGATGGATCCCGTCACGCTTCGCGCGCTTCATCCCTTCCGCGCACTTCGCCCGACGCGCACGCTCGCCCTCACTGCGAGCACGTTGGCAGGGCCCTATACCGATCCACTGCCCAAAGAGCCGGCGGACCAGGCCAAACTGCCGGCGCTCGGTTACCGCTCGCCCCTGGAAAAGCTCAGCGAGATGTTCCACACCACGCCGGCCGTGTTGCTCGAGCTCAACGGACCGACTGCGCGGCTGGCCGCGGGTGCGCCGATCATCGTGCCTAACGCGCTGCCGGTGTCGCGTGACTATGATTCGAAACTGTCCCCCGAATGGCGCAAGACACTGGCCGATCTCAATGTCGACGCCAACCAGCCCCAAGGTGCGAAAGTCGTGGTCGACAAATCGGATGAGGTGCTGCGCGTGCTCGACAAGGACGGCAAGCTGATCGCTCAATTCATGGCGACCATGGGCAGCAGCAACGATCCGCTGCCGATCGGCAACTGGACGATCAAGGGCGCGTCGTACAATCCGCCCTTCCATTACAACCCGAAACTGTTCTGGGATGCCGACAGCAGTGACAAAGCGGCGAAACTGCCGCCGGGTCCTAACGGGCCCGTTGGGGTGATCTGGCTCGACTTGTCCAAGCCGCATTACGGTATCCATGGCACGCCCGAACCAAGCACGATCGGGCGCGCGGAAAGTCATGGCTGTATCCGCCTGACGAATTGGGACGCGGCGCGGTTGTCGCTGATGGTCAAGCCGGGAACGCCAGCGGTGTTCCGGCCCTGA